The DNA segment TGTCCACTGCAGAAAACAAGATCCTGCTACACTCACCGATCGTCAGAAGCGATATTAtacagagaaaaaagagatataaaaGAGAATATGAATAGAGGTTGATATAGAGGGATAGAGAAGACGCGTGTTTTAACTACACGATTTTTGAGAAGTCGAATACATCCGCGGAGAAACGAAAAGAGTCAAGTAAGATATAGTACACtctcattttatatacaacgGATACGTTACTATACCGTAGTTTtaactttgataataattttttaaaaattgacatgTACGAATAGAATGCTGCACAAAAATAGCAACGGAATTGTCCTTTCTAGTTCGTGTACAGCTACTTTTCACGCGTTTTGTGCAGCTGCGTTTATACATGTAACACATAATACACAACATATACGCTATATATGGATTCCTTTCAGAGATCTCttcaatttcgattatttcgATTCAGTTtttcgtatatatacatacatacatatatatatatatatattagtgaataacatatatatatatatatatatatatatatatatatatatatatatgttattcaCTAATTATCTATAGTTATTCTTACCGAATAGAGAGCGAGTATAAGAGAATCATTGTCGCGTGTGCGTACATACTGTTTCACACAAGTACACGTATTTATCGCAATATAAATGACTCTGAGGGAATATATCGACAGCACGAAAGACTTGCTTCGGTTATCTAGTGCATACGAGAAGACTCAGAATATAGCGAACGATCACGTGAAATTACAAAAGAATGCGATACTAACCATCATCCGAGCCGTCGCCGGGAAGGCCTCGCTGCTGCTGTGACGGTGACGGGGAAGACTGCGAGAGATTGTGAACCTCGTGCAAGGAATCCAGACTTCCGTATCGAACTGGTGGTAGACAGATCGACTCCACTGACGACTGTAACACCAACGAATTTGTGTAAGTACAAACAAACTCAATCGGTCGAAACAAAGAGCGCCTTTGTCGAATGGCAAAGTAATGTGCGAAAGAAGACAAAATTTACTGCTGTATTGACTTTGATGAATGtcatagaataaaaaaagaattaactgACACCTTTACCATGCCACGACCGTAAATCATAATTAACTTACATCTTTATCtgtcttgaattttttaatgacacCGTTATTCATCTTCTCCCCCAGTATGCTAGTCAGCTGATTGGTAGCTTGCGCCTTCTGATGTATCGCGGGATGCTGTTGCACGGCTATCGATAGCGGTGGTCTCGTGGTCGATCGCGATCTACCATGTCTCTCGGATAGATCTACCAATGACTTATCGGCAAGCCTCTCGTTCAGACCGGACAGACGTTCCGACAAGAGGCTTGGCGACACCGTATTGTCGACTATACTGTCGAGTAGATCGTCATTCTCCATCTCTCGTTTCGCCAATTGCCACTCTATCTCGATTCTTCGtttttcctcctctctcttctcaGCTTCGAGTCTCTGCCGATGCTGATCTCTCTGCAGCATCGCCTTCGTTTCTTCCTCAAATCTCCGTACTCTTTCTTGCGTGGTCGCACTCAATCCGGCATACGTCAAAATCGCTACTTCATCATTACTTTGTTTCGTCTGGTTGGATGCGTTGCTGGACACAGTAGAGCCCGTGTCCGCTGAATTAAGACCAGTATCGATCGACAGTCTCGTAGCGTCTACAGACGGTGGTGCGGATTGATTCGCGTACTTGGCACGATTTAATGACGACGTTCCTTGGGACGAATTGCTGTTGTTACCGTCAACTGACAGGGAACGATCCGTAGAATGATTCGATTGAGTCTTGCTCTCGTGCATCTGCACGATCTCGCTGACAGAACATTGTCGCTCGTTTAAGGCCATGCTCTGTCGAATCGTCGGCAAATTCTCCGCTTCTTGCTTCGATTTTacctaatttattaaatgttaaattatattatatatgtatattatcacATAATCATGCAAATAAAAAGGTTACAATTACCTTATCATTATCGTGTTCACTGTTGTCGATTTCGTCTTGAGTCTTCCGTCTTctttgtatctttttattagCTGCGGATATGATTGAAGATACGATGTCTCTAGCAGATGCCATATCACGCATGCCTATTTGATcagtaaaaaagataaaataaataaaatacgacGACAAAGACGAGATaaatctatacatatataacatgtatataacacatttcaaattattttttaatagataaaaaaacggtaaaaatttgcatttgagATACATACagacaagaagaaaaaataactgaatataaaaatatttgaaaaggtAGGTATGTGATATcctatcctatctaaaaaaaggcatgtaaagtcgattgctcgcatttctcgaagtttattattgtcgcttttccgcgatgccgattggttctctcgttgcgcatacttcgtgttgcaagagtagctgtcattgcaattttgacagctgtcaaatcctatctaaaaaagggcatgtaaagtcgattgctcgcatttctcaaagtttattattgtcgcttttccgcgatgccgattggttctctcgctgcgcatacttcgtgttgcaagagtagctgtcattgcaattttgacagctgtcaaatttgttaaatattatttatacatttattgttgtaatttatttttaaaatgtaaaaaataaaaagttaagtagcgcgcgcgaagcgaggagggagcacggagtgagcgagtgagtgagcgaggagtgagagaggagtgagcgaggagggagcgagtgagtgagcgaggagggagcgaggagtgagccgggagtgagcaaggagtgagcgagtagatgagcgaggagtgagcgagtgactgagcgaggagggagcgaggagtgagcgactgagtaagcgaggagtgagcgaagagtgagctaagagtgagccaggagtgagccaggagtgagccgggagtgagccgggagtgagccgggagtgagccaggagtaagcgagtagatgagcgaggagtgagcgaggagggagcgaagagggagcgaggagggagcgaagaGGGAGCGAGAAGGGAGCGAGTGAGGGAGCGAGGAgcgagcgaggagtgagccgggagtgagcgaggagggagcgaagagggagcgaggagtgagcgaggagtgagctaagagtgagcgaggagtgagccgggagtgagccaggagtgagccgggagtgagccaggagtgagccaggagtgagcgaggagtgagccgggagtgagcgaggagtgagccggaagtgagccgggagtgagccgggaatgagcaaggagtgagtcaggagtgagcgagtgagcgactggctggctggttggcagtgagtaagtgagtgagtaaagaatgagtgaagagtgagtgagtgagtgaagagtgagccaggagtgagcgaggagtgagcgagaagtgagcgaggagtgagcgaggagggagcgaagagggagcgaggagtgagcgagaaggaagcaaggagggagcgaggagaaagcgagtaagtgagcgaggagtgagcgaggagtgagcgaggagggagcgaggagtgagcgagtgagtgagcgagtagtgagcgagtgagtgagcgaggagtgagcgaggagtgagcaaggagtgagcaaggaatgagcgaggagtgagcgagtgattGAGCGAGGAGgaagcgagtgagtgagcgagtgattgagcgaggagtgagcgaggagtgagcgaggagtgagcgagtgattgagcgaggagtgagcaaggagtgagcgagtgagtgagtgaaaaagggtgggagggagggagcaaacgagcgagcgtaactagataaatatgtagctaggtagctaggtagctaggtagcagtaagtatgcaagtaggtatgtatgttggtctgtatgtatgtaggtaggtaggtatgtaggtatgtaggtatgtatgtatgtatgtatgtatgtatgtatgtatgtatgtatgtatgtatgtatgtatgtatgtatgtatgtatgtataattaaactttacattttttaattcaaaattgcagaagacgtttgattaatgtaaacaaaagatagagaaaatcaaattgcaattattattatttttaaagtgaaaagtcaaatagcgcgcgcgcagcgcgcgcctgtaatgttctagtaatacataagaaataataGACATGATATACCTTCGATTTTCTGAAtgttgtttaataaaagactGTGATTGGATGCTGGATCAACTTCGCAACTATCGGTGGGAAGGCTCAAATTTACGCTCAATCTACTTAAATCATCCAGATCGTCCTCTGAGAAGAACCAATCGACCTGAAACACATTGAACCACGAAATACGTCAATATTTTGTACTAGCATTTGCTTAGAGAgattctccttttttttaaagaaagaccTACGTTATTCAGCAGACTCTCGACTATTCTACATTGATGCGACATATCGGTGACCATAGTGACCATATTGTCTCTCGAACCACTCGCTCGCACCAGTGTAGGTCCGAAAACGATGGCTAAATTCTTCGCCTCCATTTTATTGATCTCGCTATGCTCGACTATCTTCTTTAGATGctgcattaaatatttcagtgTCTCAAAGTGATGTTCTGGAAGATCTCGTAGTAATTTTCGTATTGTCGTCATTCTTCTCTGTGGATCTTCTATCTTGTCGGCGTCGATGAACATGGGATACAGTTCCGCCGTAAGCAAGGAATCAGGAAGTTGACGGAAAAATGACTTCAACAACGACGATATTACATTAACATCGCTCCACCTCGGATCctgaaagaaaataagttttataaaaatattccatgCTCATTTTGCAAAGGGGTTATCAGATAAAATACCTGGAGATTGATATTTTCGAATCCTCTATTAACACTGTCTGTAAGCTGAGCAATCGCGGCGGTGTTTCCTGGTACTCTATAGATTCCCACAATCTCAAGACCCCTTGCCTCGACGATGCTCGTACACATCTCGACGATTAGTGGCACGTACTCAGAAAACGAAGACGGTGGACAGAGTTCAAGAGGCATTTTGAAAGTGGCTCCTTCCGGCGGTAATTGCGCCGTAGGTGAGGATGGCGCACCGGTCTGTCCATGCATCCTCCTAAACTGTTTCGCCATCCTTCCCTTCCAAGTCTTCGACTTGGGCGATGGTAAAGGTTCCACCATCTGATTACTCGGTTTGCGCGTCTTATTCACTGGCGATTGACCTGTCGGCGATCGATTCCTAAATGACGTTAGTTTCTTGATGCCTTTGTGGCTCGGCAGAGGACTCAATCGTTGAGCGTTGCTCGGAGGAACGCCGCTATTCGGAATTGCGGGACCCGTTGGAGTCTGGGGAACGGCTTGTTGTTTCGATGTGCAAGATACGGCGTCCtgaataaatgattttatgaaaaatgtagTAAAGAGGCTAGATAATTCGTGAATTCGcgaaatatattctataattaatGCTTACCGTTGATTTTTCTACGGCGGCGTGAGAATGAAGTGATCTTAACCAGAGAGCCATAGATGCTGCATCTTCGGTTTGTAAAAGTACCTCCGCCGTAGGATTTGCCACTCGCAACACGTGTTTCCGCTTCGTATAGTCGTCGGCGACATCGACCACCGAACACCTAACGTCGACGCTCTGTCCTGCATTTGTCTCGCTTTCAGTGCTCAATGAAGGACTCTACACCAGAAATCGAAGTATcgcttcattaaaatattacgctcttatattttatttggtaGTCACTGATCGATATGCAAACAGCAATGTTTGAACGTTATTCACCTGACTATGACgatctttgtaaaaatatattataggaCCACGAAGAACACCCCAAACTTGCTTCCAAGAACGATCGGTAGATCgctgaaatatattattaaaaatagttaaataaatagttaagataaatattctcaatgtattttagcgaatttaaacaaaattcttGTTGAGCTTATGATCTTACCTTGCCGTCGAGCACTGTGAATTTAACGTGGAGTGTTCCCTCTCGTTCCACTGGTTCGACATCCTTCGTAGTTCCATCGCAGCTGTTTGACGTATTATGCGTTACGATGCTATTgctgaaaaagaaacgaagCCATTTGGATCTCTATCACTTGCAAGTGTTCGCATAAATACTTTCTGTTTAAGTACAGAATGATACACGATATCATCTTCAATTTTAAGGGCGgcgaaagaattttaatattattcacaattacaTTTCTCTCTATATTCCCGTCTTTTTGCTAAATTGAAAACGACACTAAAAACAGCGGTCACATCGATTATTCTTCAGGTTATTAGTGTCATTCCGTTAGTAACAAAATCAGCCAATAAATCAATATCCGAGAAAAGACACTAACATATCTCTATAGTATCAAGAAGTCTACAACAGCATAACATGGACGACCACAAACATGATTTTAATATCAGAGCCACGAACAGGAGTGTGTCGTATCTTATGTGTCTATGGACGTATGTCCGTTATCACAGTAGGAATAATAAACAAGAAAGGATATCTTATCTAACGCCACTCGCGAGTAATTAACGCATACGAATTGCGAAGTTGTGATATATTCAGTTTATATCTCTATTGGAAAGTTATCATTATAGCTCTCTTGCTTCATTACGCCttcctttatttttcatttaatttctaattttgagCTACTTGATTTTACTTcgtctaatttaaatttatgtttctatAAGCAATTTTCTCTccttaatgcattttttaatttaaatttgttggTAGTGCAATAGAAACAAAAGTTCTTCATGTCCTTTGAATAATTCGTTTCACCTAAGGGATGtgcaaatttttcactttttattttattctgttttttgtTATGAAATCTTTTTAGTAGTAGTAGGTTTTCAGTTCTTAAACTCTTATATTATACGGAAAATAATGCACGAATAAACAGTCGTATTTTCTTCTCGAAATTCTGCGTTGTAAATGACGCTGGAAGATAATATACGAAATGCGTATACAACTCTCATGCTTCTAACGGCACTGCAACGAGATTATTCGTTACTCATCACCGTTTACAGGCAGGTAAATAGCGCAAACGTACATATacaaaaacgatgagagagagagagtggatCGAGAGCAAAGGCAAATGTACATTAGCTTAGAAGAAAAAACGCGGAGCACagataatgcaatttttttccgtgCTTCTCAAACGGAATCTTTCGCCCTCACCGATGATGAGAGTTTCGATGTAAGGACGCGGCCTGCGTCATATCCTCAAAGATGCGTCGCAGGGGCGTTATGTCTGTCGTAAATAACGGCGGCCGCCATCGTCTATGTGCACTGGAAATATGGACACGAACAGAGAGATGCAGCTTCGAGATATACTTACAGTTAATACCTTTGAGATAACAACGAAATTGTCACGTTGCTCGTTAATTCATCTTGGGCGCAAGCAAACTTTGCGGTAGGAGAAACGTGTCGTCGACAATATCTTTGTACGTTCAAGAAGAAAACAAATCGGATGGCTCGAAATTAGCACATTCGACCGTTACTACGGCATCAAGACTCAAAATGCATGCGTCTCAAAAGATTATTTACCTTCTATGAATATGAACGGGTTCGGAATCGCTGAGCTCTAGATCGCTGTCGACGTGCATTCGCTCGCCCCATGTCGCCTTCAGGTACGAAACCCGTCTAGTAGCGCGGTCCTCGTCATctattgaattataattatgccGATTGTAATGTCATTTCCTTTTCGTTccgtaaaattgtaattgcGATGCTTCCTTTCTTTCAATACGTTTTGAAGTTTAAACATtcagatttataattattacatggCTCtggtgaaaaaaattttcataatgccTCATactatttttaagaattttccatattttaaatttatgaagatgtttaatgaaaattttataaatctttcttttcagatttacaattttcttctGAAATTAgaggattattaaaaaatctgagaaattttataaaaagttataagattatataaaaatactaaaatattataaaaaattaaaaaaaaattttttaccaacagagagagagagagagagagagaatactTGTTGATAAAAGCTTTAAATTATCTgaccaataaataaaaagacgcCATCTAAAACTacaatattatgataatttttagtgCATGTAAtggattcttttttatatggaTTTTACGCtgaattataattgtactatcaagttttctttaaataactgATTTATTACGAGAGAAGTTTCTGATGCAAGCGCGAGTGCTtataatttcgataaaacGCGTCTTCGTCGCGTTTGACGCATGCGTCGCAATAATTGCacgtaatgttaaaaatatcctCATCGTTTAAACTCACTGATCTGTGCATTCTTCTGTCGCCTAAGTACCGCGGCGTTATTGGTCGAGCCGTTGGGCGAAGAACCATTGACTGGTGCTGAAAGAGAAATCAATGGGATTATTAACGCTTTATGCTCGACCTTTATGTAACGcagatatgtgtgtgtgacgCGGTGTATATCTGTAAAGATAAGTGGTAGCGGTAAAAAGGGACTAACCGATTTGCAGTTTGGCTGACTGCAAATAATTGTCCTGGTTGCGGTAGGTTTTACTATTGTCTTCGGTGCTACCTTCATCATCGGCGGTCTGCCACGTATGCCTGGCGCTACCTCGCGCCGTTGGACCATTCGTAGCTTCCCAGGACTCCGCGCTGTTGCTGCGTGCTCTCAAACGCACTGATTCTGTCTCCATAGTAGGCACATCTGCTCGATTACATGGGACGGGATTATTATAGCATCGTCACGgcgtattattatatttcttgtacGAATTAATGACTGCGATCAACATCTATCgcttttgttaatataatcaacGGAAGTAGAGTATATATAGCGTGTGTTGTTGTCGCTATGATATAGAAGCGCCAGGCGGATACGTCGTTGCTATTTTGAATAACCGACATATCATAAGAAGCTCGCCAACAAAAACGTCGGGTGCAAGAGGGCAGTTAATGTCCCCTTTGTGCATAATGTGTTACATCGACAAATTCTGGTATACTACGGCTTTGTCCAGTTAATTTCGCTTGAAAGCAATCTCGAACAAAACGCGCGCATTTTTGTCAAACACGGGGTTTCTACTTATTAGGacttattaaaactaattacaATCTATATcgttatagaaataaaagtgcATCTACCCTTGTCTTAATTAGGACATGAAAAGCGAGCGAGTGACAAAGGtgcgttaattattatattatctatcaTATTAACAACGTAATCACGTCagaattctttattataataggagttattattaatgttacatcTTGCATTCACACTGAATGCAAACTAATACCACTGACACAACACAAGAGCGCCACAAGACGATAATGcacaaacaatatatattcgaCACAGCttcgtaattttctatctACCTTTACTTTCTTTATAGTCGGCTGGTGGCTCGCAATGGATATGCTTGCTGCCTATAGGAATTATTCTGTTGCCTGTCAATACTGCACCTAAACGACGATACTTGTTTACTGAGCATTGACCTGAGCATTGCTAATTCAATCTAATCctaattaattgcaaaattcgTAACGATTATATCAAAGCATCGATTGAAGGGAATGAATTGATGGGAATTATAATGCGATATTGAATTGATGCAAAAggtttgttattttttttttagtaaacttgaaaaaacttgaaaaaataatatataaaaggcAATATTccagcaaaaaaaatttatatcttataatatcaattttctttatttatgaagatttatgaaaaacaCTTAAAACCTTAGGATACTTCAAAATTTATCCAtagagaatttaaaaaaacatgtagaaattctaaaaataattttctcttctaaaaattttaaaagttataaaattatatagagaacattttgaaaaatcctgaaatttataactttgtttCAATTCTGTTTCAATCTCAACTTTATTTGAAACCATTTTACACCAAccttaaaatagaaataagcAATTACATTATATCTAATTGACACTTACCAGTGTCAAGAGATTTCGTTTCTCTGACCGGTAGCCTCCTCGAGTCTTGGTTCTCGGCTTTAGACTCGAACTCTCGTTTTCGCACAGCCACATTGGGTACACTTCGCTTATTCGACAATCTGGACAATTCGCTCTTGTAAAGATTCGTCCGATCGCCAGCGGGCTCGTCCTCGTCGCTCAGCAAACGACCGGACTCAAACTGTTTGGCGCGTCTCGAGACGATCTGTAAACCCTGCGGCGGTACCGGAAATCTGTCACCGCTTTTCTTATCCGGTCCCGGAGAAGACGGTAGCGACGAAGAACCGTTTCGCGCCTCCTGCGATGTCTGTTGCTGATTCATACTAATGTTCTCGTGTATTCTCGACAGGATGCTGACGAAACTACCTTTACCCGTGCTTCGGTATTGCTGTTCTTTCGCGAGTTCATTATCATAGGGAAGGGATGACGAGTAGCAGTGATCTCCAGTGATAGATTGATTGTCCCCCAATTGTTGATCATTCCGCGGCTTCGAATACTCCAAAGAGTCCACATCCTTTATCCTCTGCACGCTTTGATTTGACGGCTTATTTACCAAATTTGTGACGGGCTTCGTAATGATATTTCTCTCTAGAGAAGACCTTCTCGTAGGAGATTGCTGTCTCTGCTGTTGCTCATTCTGGCCAGGTGGCCAGATTTGTCTCTGCAGCTTTTGTGGTCTCGCGTAGAATTCCCTCTGGATTACCGCAGCTTGGTTGTTGAAATTTGTTAGTAACGACGACGATGGCTCGGCAGACCAGCCAATAGGGTGACTCGGTCGCCGCAAAAATTCCGCCTTCTGCTCGAAACTTTTGCGCAGTCTGTTCATGATGACGGAATCGTCAGAGCACTCGTTGCCGGTCAGAGTCGAATTGGAATCATAGGGAGACATGCTGTCTTTGCTAGCGACAGGCGACGAGTCTCGTCTCGAGTCGATGCTCAACCTGCTGGATTCATTCGATCTCAGCGCGTCGATGCTGCCGTAACACGCCGTCTCGGAATCGATGGTACCGCTGCCCTCGCTGGCACGTCGCGCCACCATTCGCTTGATCGGCCGGTAGATCGGTACTTGCGGCTCCGCTTGCGACACCGGATAACGTAGCAAAGATGGCTGGTAATAATGCTGCGGTTGGTGCTCGGTGACGCGCACACGCTCGTAAATCGGATCATTGATCCTGTCGTAGAGTTGATCGTTGCTCGGCCGCGAGTACACCGACTCAGGCCGCGTTCTGTCGTACAGGTCGTACTTCGAATCCAGAGACAATCGGCCGCTCGACTGTACGTTATCTTCGCGCAACAATTGCAGCTTCCTCCCCGAAATTCGAGAATCGTCCGAATGTTCGTATAACGCGCCTGCGTCTAACACACCTCTCCGCTGTTGCTGCTGCAGTGTGCTCGCAATCTTAGAATCCACTATCGGAACTTGCGACATCGTTGACGGCGGCATTCTGCACATCGTTtcctcgtgatgatttggacTCTCGGATGACGATAGAGAGCAAACCCAAGACTGCCGCGTTCTCGGCGATCCGCCCGGGATCATGCTGCTCATCGATCTGCGTTGCTTCTGCGACAGTCTTTCCGGAGAACGCAACCGCGGTCGTTGATTCGTCTCGGGATTATGTGCCGTGTCGCCGAAATACtagaaagtttaaaaagatatcTCTTATTCGTGTTATAATTCTTCCGTTTCCCTCATCGTAATCTTGCAAAAGTGCGGGCAAATATTGAATCGCGTTGGAAATTGAAGTAttgataaatcaataaaagtcACTAATGAAATATGAATGCCGAAAATAAAGCAGAGGATACGGTGACATTTTGCGGACAGAAAGTAttgataaatcaataaaaatctaataaaacatGAACGCCGAAAATAAACCCAAGGATAGGTGGCATTTTGCGGACAGAAAGCTATTCGTTCGAATGCAAGGATTTCATAATCAAATGCTTGCTTTATCTAAATAAAgcgttaatattaatagcattcttttttttttaacaaatttaaaattaaattatttctatctctcttttatcTATAACATACATTTGTATGTAATTTATCTAATCTACATCcagataattttaagttatctaAGCGCAGCACTGCGCATACGTACCCGCTGCAAAATGTCGTCTTCCTTGGAGACCACGAGGAGTCGCAGCCACGGGCCCGCTTGTTGAATGCGTTGCACCACGCTGGAGTATTGTTCGCCCCGGGTGGGCGTCCCGTCGACAGAGACGACGCGATCACCGGTGCGCAATCCAGCCTCAGCCGCCGGCGAATTCGCGCGCACCTGCTTCACAAAGATCGTGTCCATGGGCTCGTCGATCTTGGTCCGCTCATGTCCTGGCAGCATCTG comes from the Monomorium pharaonis isolate MP-MQ-018 chromosome 9, ASM1337386v2, whole genome shotgun sequence genome and includes:
- the LOC105830850 gene encoding uncharacterized protein LOC105830850 isoform X3 codes for the protein MADDRNNHRGFVRQPHGVRHSSPPPPAPSSGPGPGDPASPRSVQKENSPPRGPRTLLLRRGENGYGFTLRHFIVYPPESCCMLPGHERTKIDEPMDTIFVKQVRANSPAAEAGLRTGDRVVSVDGTPTRGEQYSSVVQRIQQAGPWLRLLVVSKEDDILQRYFGDTAHNPETNQRPRLRSPERLSQKQRRSMSSMIPGGSPRTRQSWVCSLSSSESPNHHEETMCRMPPSTMSQVPIVDSKIASTLQQQQRRGVLDAGALYEHSDDSRISGRKLQLLREDNVQSSGRLSLDSKYDLYDRTRPESVYSRPSNDQLYDRINDPIYERVRVTEHQPQHYYQPSLLRYPVSQAEPQVPIYRPIKRMVARRASEGSGTIDSETACYGSIDALRSNESSRLSIDSRRDSSPVASKDSMSPYDSNSTLTGNECSDDSVIMNRLRKSFEQKAEFLRRPSHPIGWSAEPSSSLLTNFNNQAAVIQREFYARPQKLQRQIWPPGQNEQQQRQQSPTRRSSLERNIITKPVTNLVNKPSNQSVQRIKDVDSLEYSKPRNDQQLGDNQSITGDHCYSSSLPYDNELAKEQQYRSTGKGSFVSILSRIHENISMNQQQTSQEARNGSSSLPSSPGPDKKSGDRFPVPPQGLQIVSRRAKQFESGRLLSDEDEPAGDRTNLYKSELSRLSNKRSVPNVAVRKREFESKAENQDSRRLPVRETKSLDTDVPTMETESVRLRARSNSAESWEATNGPTARGSARHTWQTADDEGSTEDNSKTYRNQDNYLQSAKLQIAPVNGSSPNGSTNNAAVLRRQKNAQINDEDRATRRVSYLKATWGERMHVDSDLELSDSEPVHIHRSNSIVTHNTSNSCDGTTKDVEPVEREGTLHVKFTVLDGKRSTDRSWKQVWGVLRGPIIYFYKDRHSQSPSLSTESETNAGQSVDVRCSVVDVADDYTKRKHVLRVANPTAEVLLQTEDAASMALWLRSLHSHAAVEKSTDAVSCTSKQQAVPQTPTGPAIPNSGVPPSNAQRLSPLPSHKGIKKLTSFRNRSPTGQSPVNKTRKPSNQMVEPLPSPKSKTWKGRMAKQFRRMHGQTGAPSSPTAQLPPEGATFKMPLELCPPSSFSEYVPLIVEMCTSIVEARGLEIVGIYRVPGNTAAIAQLTDSVNRGFENINLQDPRWSDVNVISSLLKSFFRQLPDSLLTAELYPMFIDADKIEDPQRRMTTIRKLLRDLPEHHFETLKYLMQHLKKIVEHSEINKMEAKNLAIVFGPTLVRASGSRDNMVTMVTDMSHQCRIVESLLNNVDWFFSEDDLDDLSRLSVNLSLPTDSCEVDPASNHSLLLNNIQKIEGMRDMASARDIVSSIISAANKKIQRRRKTQDEIDNSEHDNDKVKSKQEAENLPTIRQSMALNERQCSVSEIVQMHESKTQSNHSTDRSLSVDGNNSNSSQGTSSLNRAKYANQSAPPSVDATRLSIDTGLNSADTGSTVSSNASNQTKQSNDEVAILTYAGLSATTQERVRRFEEETKAMLQRDQHRQRLEAEKREEEKRRIEIEWQLAKREMENDDLLDSIVDNTVSPSLLSERLSGLNERLADKSLVDLSERHGRSRSTTRPPLSIAVQQHPAIHQKAQATNQLTSILGEKMNNGVIKKFKTDKDSSVESICLPPVRYGSLDSLHEVHNLSQSSPSPSQQQRGLPGDGSDDAGSCFLQWTQKILTINKKLSRHTASPGFWWYISSHLYGTAGPGSAASKTPTQSPMSMPVPVAAVPMPIPVSMPVSASGSGTTATTTTATAAAAAAASSLATAVASAAVTVSSSSANNEPATAAKTLNRFLRGSDLLTSLTTTFDRKWRSLINQSSNLAQNPPPEAGSCNKDITEQQEQKPSASPRFKYPSAEAYRDPSLHKSLDKSHLSRSKDDAPEKDTDSTVTDDMLHPLESVTPNNDRGANDKQRPETKSMTHNHATDSEDQKDVDEGDACLRTGNTKRYELASEKNFQENKSENNDISAKVEDSNSRSHHYETGDSSYSNKLKKFESLTNSQTRSRLKRSESLNKRTCENTSSRLKRSESLNKHSTERLSPLKRSESLNKHSGDRSESPGSKLKRSESLTKTEKTECNISKRRQSVRKESATKLKRKNGLSERSIKRRHTVGSTKDFDKVHWLDNKLQSEAERVIRSDYRPKKSQLRTSSPDLSTNRVGIADTSFLIEVSFRGPSNVVFNVTNAARPQSLPDASLASKVFKVPLESHV